From a single Fusarium fujikuroi IMI 58289 draft genome, chromosome FFUJ_chr03 genomic region:
- a CDS encoding probable xanthine dehydrogenase gives MKASQDALPSPPLSDTDETAPKTPVESLAALIKTTYRTSDIKFYINGRPVTVKNPNPDWVLLDWIRAQDSLKGTKLGCGEGGCGACTVVLQTLEHGRVRHLAVNACLYPLVGVDGKSLITVEGLGTVKRPHPLQERIAKMHGTQCGFCTPGIVMSLYALIRNSYRDGKFHLTNSEVELQGHLDGNLCRCTGYKPIFEAARTFITEDLNGTIAEINGKEIAPEKPVEDDYATVALESNKTGSCGRPGGCCRDNPDSKGCGSTGIDESNPKEMETPITAPRPQETPSTPPKSPGKPEFGETFLPYDPSTEPIFPPALRKYEPQPICYGDDRRLWFRPTNLQQLIELKGMYPEAKIVGGASETQIEVRFKKRAYRVSVFAADITELNSFTVDPLQMKQAELESLKCISIPGNLSLTKVEEMCTVLYAKLGQRASPLEALRKQLRYFAGRQIRNVASLAGSLATASPISDSAPVLLATGARVKIHSQTGGTTEIPLSSWFLSYRTTALPENGVITEIVIPLPSEEIEITKAYKQAKRKDDDIAVVTSGFRVRLNGDGVVEDAAFAIGGMAPTTVMAEKAQEAVVGKKWSDMKTLDAAMDALLEQFQLPFGVPGGMAHYRKVLTISMFFRFWHEVVHDLGLGEVDPDLIEEIHRGISSGNRDNFTSSMLNRGTKEVGRPIPHLSAVKHCTGEAEYVDDMPRQHNELFGALVMSKAAHAEILSVDYSAALEMPGVVGYIDKDSITKEQNTWGPVVLDELIFADGKSNYYGQVIGMIYAETALQARAAADAVTVTYKRLPAIFTIDEAIKAKSFFKHGKELRKGDALSGSLDEAFSKCAHVLEGTTRMGGQEHFYLETNAALAIPHMEDGSMEVYISTQNLMENQVFTAQVLGVPMNRVNMRVRRMGGAYGGKESRTTALSMYLALAAQKTARPVRMMLNRDEDIAFSGQRHPFQSKWKVGVDEKGKIKVLDIDIYNNAGASLDMSGAVMDRACTHVDNCYHIPNAWIRGHVCKTNTVSNTAFRGFGGPQGMYITETIMFKIAESLNMDVDELRMRNLYEVGQRTPFLQEITDDFHVPTMMEQLSSSSEFEKRKSAIKEFNSKNRFKKRGISRVPTKFGLSFATALHLNQAGAYVKIYEDGSVLLHHGGTEMGQGLYTKMTQVAAEELNVSVDSIYNKESQSDQVANASPTAASSGSDINGQAVKNACDQINERLKPYRDKFGKDASMAVIAHAAYRDRVNLAANGFWKMPRIGYEWGNWKDPLPMYYYFTQGVAISEVELDTLTGDSTVLRTDLMMDIGRSINPAMDYGQIEGAFVQGQGLFTMEESLWMKSGEIFTKGPGTYKIPGFSDIPQVFNVNTLQHDAQGNPINWSKLGSIQSSKGVGEPPLFLGCAVFFALREAVKSAREMNGVSEPLVLDAPCTAEKLRLAVADDLVRRAVVERKDGEQEFFIRIES, from the exons ATGAAGGCTTCACAGGACGCCCTCCCATCACCGCCCCTATCCGACACCGACGAAACAGCCCCCAAAACACCAGTAGAATCCCTTGCAGCCCTGATAAAAACAACCTATAGAACCTCCGATATAAAATTCTACATCAATGGTCGGCCAGTAACCGTCAAGAACCCCAACCCGGATTGGGTTCTCCTCGATTGGATCCGAGCTCAAGATTCCCTGAAAGGAACGAAATTAGGATgcggagaaggaggctgtGGAGCATGCACTGTAGTGCTACAGACTTTGGAACATGGACGCGTGAGACATCTTGCAGTAAATGCTTGTTTATATCCACTTGTTGGCGTCGATGGCAAGAGTCTCATCACCGTTGAGGGGCTGGGCACGGTGAAGAGGCCGCATCCACTCCAAGAGAGGATTGCCAAGATGCA TGGCACACAATGTGGTTTCTGTACGCCAGGAATTGTCATGAGTTTGTATGCACTCATCAGAAACTCGTACCGAGATGGGAAATTCCACTTGACCAACTCTGAAGTTGAGCTACAGGGCCATCTGGACGGGAACCTGTGTCGCTGT ACCGGCTACAAACCCATCTTCGAAGCAGCGCGAACCTTCATCACAGAAGACCTCAACGGAACAATAGCCGAGATTAACGGCAAGGAGATAGCGCCCGAGAAACCTGTAGAAGACGACTATGCAACTGTTGCGCTCGAGTCTAACAAGACTGGGTCATGCGGTCGCCCTGGGGGATGCTGTCGAGATAATCCTGATTCAAAAGGATGCGGGTCAACTGGTATTGATGAATCGAACccgaaggagatggagacacCGATCACAGCTCCCAGGCCACAGGAAACACCGAGTACACCACCAAAATCACCCGGCAAGCCGGAGTTTGGTGAGACATTCTTACCATACGATCCCTCAACAGAGCCTATCTTCCCTCCAGCGCTACGAAAGTACGAACCTCAACCGATCTGCTATGGCGATGATCGAAGACTCTGGTTTCGACCGACAAACCTCCAGCAGTTGATTGAACTGAAAGGCATGTATCCAGAAGCCAAGATCGTCGGCGGCGCAAGTGAGACTCAGATCGAAGTTCGCTTTAAGAAGAGAGCTTATCGAGTTTCTGTGTTTGCAGCAGATATCACTGAGCTGAACAGCTTCACCGTGGATCCCCTGCAGATGAAACAGGCTGAGCTTGAATCTCTGAAGTGTATCAGTATACCCGGAAACCTTTCCTTgaccaaggttgaggaaaTGTGTACCGTCTTGTACGCCAAGCTAGGTCAACGAGCTTCACCGTTGGAAGCCCTCCGAAAGCAACTCCGGTACTTCGCTGGTCGACAGATCCGCAATGTAGCCAGTCTAGCAGGCAGTCTCGCCACAGCAAGTCCCATCTCCGACTCTGCACCCGTCCTCTTAGCCACAGGAGCCAGAGTGAAGATCCATTCTCAAACCGGCGGCACAACTGAGATTCCTCTATCTTCATGGTTTCTATCATACAGAACAACAGCACTTCCTGAAAACGGAGTCATAACGGAGATTGTGATCCCGCTTCCGagtgaagagattgagattacGAAAGCTTATAAGCAGGCGAAGAggaaggatgatgatatcgcTGTTGTCACTTCTGGGTTTAGGGTGAGGTTGAATGGGGATGGGGTTGTGGAGGATGCTGCTTTTGCTATTGGTGGTATGGCACCGACGACTGTCATGGCTGAGAAAGCGCAGGAGGCTGTCGTGGGGAAGAAGTGGTCTGATATGAAGACCTTGGATGCTGCGATGGATGCGCTGCTGGAACAGTTTCAGCTTCCGTTTGGTGTACCTGGCGGCATGGCGCATTATCGAAAAG TTCTCACTATTTCAATGTTCTTCCGGTTCTGGCACGAAGTGGTTCATGACCTTGGTCTCGGCGAAGTTGATCCTGATCTCATTGAGGAGATTCACCGTGGCATCTCATCCGGTAATCGTGACAACTTCACTTCTTCAATGCTGAACAGAGGTACCAAAGAAGTTGGCCGCCCAATTCCCCATCTCTCTGCAGTCAAACACTGTACCGGCGAAGCAGAATACGTCGATGACATGCCACGTCAGCACAACGAACTCTTCGGGGCGTTGGTCATGTCCAAAGCAGCTCATGCTGAGATTCTGAGTGTAGACTACTCAGCCGCCTTGGAGATGCCTGGTGTAGTTGGCTATATCGACAAGGAcagcatcaccaaggagCAGAATACCTGGGGACCTGTCGTCCTCGATGAACTCATCTTTGCAGATGGAAAGTCCAACTACTACGGTCAAGTCATCGGCATGATCTACGCCGAGACAGCGCTTCAAGCTCGTGCTGCTGCCGATGCAGTCACAGTAACATACAAACGCCTCCCCGCCATCTTCACAATCGACGAAGCCATCAAAGcaaagagcttcttcaaacATGGTAAAGAGCTTCGAAAAGGCGATGCTCTCAGTGGTTCCCTAGATGAGGCATTTAGCAAGTGCGCTCACGTCCTCGAGGGCACCACCCGCATGGGCGGCCAAGAGCACTTCTATCTCGAGACCAACGCAGCGCTTGCGATTCCTCATATGGAAGATGGCTCAATGGAAGTATACATCTCGACGCAAAACCTCATGGAGAACCAGGTCTTCACCGCGCAAGTCCTCGGCGTGCCAATGAATAGAGTGAACATGCGTGTGAGGAGAATGGGAGGCGCATATGGAGGTAAGGAGTCGAGAACGACGGCTCTGTCGATGTATCTTGCTCTTGCGGCGCAGAAGACGGCGAGGCCtgtgaggatgatgctgaATCGCGATGAGGACATTGCATTTAGTGGGCAGCGCCATCCGTTTCAGTCAAAATGGAAAGtcggtgttgatgagaagggcaagataAAGGTTTTGGATATCGATATCTATAACAATGCGGGTGCTTCGTTGGATATGAGCGGTGCAGTCAT GGACCGAGCTTGTACGCACGTCGACAACTGCTATCACATTCCTAACGCTTGGATCCGTGGACATGTCTGCAAGACGAATACAGTCAGCAACACAGCGTTCCGAGGCTTCGGCGGTCCACAAGGGATGTACATCACCGAGACCATCATGTTCAAGATCGCAGAGTCTCTAAACATGGACGTTGATGAACTTCGAATGCGGAACCTGTACGAAGTCGGTCAACGAACACCTTTCCTGCAGGAGATCACAGATGACTTCCATGTTCCTACCATGATGGAACAGCTGAGTTCCTCCTCCGAGTTTGAGAAGCGCAAGTCCGCCATCAAAGAGTTCAACTCCAAGAATCGCTTCAAGAAGCGAGGTATTTCCAGGGTCCCAACCAAGTTTGGTCTAAG CTTCGCAACAGCGCTCCACCTCAACCAAGCAGGAGCTTACGTCAAAATCTACGAAGACGGCTCCGTCCTCCTCCATCACGGCGGCACAGAAATGGGTCAAGGTCTATACACCAAAATGACCCAAGTAGCAGCTGAAGAGCTCAACGTGAGCGTCGATTCAATCTACAACAAGGAGTCCCAATCCGACCAAGTCGCCAATGCTTCGCCCACCGCTGCATCATCTGGTAGTGATATCAACGGCCAAGCTGTGAAGAATGCATGTGATCAGATTAACGAGAGGTTAAAGCCGTATAGGGACAAGTTTGGAAAGGATGCTAGCATGGCGGTTATTGCGCATGCGGCGTATAGGGATAGAGTTAATCTGGCGGCGAATGGGTTTTGGAAGATGCCGAGGATTGGGTATGAGTGGGGGAACTGGAAGGATCCTTTGCCGAT GTACTATTACTTTACGCAAGGAGT GGCCATCTCTGAGGTAGAGCTGGATACTCTTACTGGAGACTCGACAGTACTGAGAACAGATCTCATGATG GACATTGGTCGGTCTATCAACCCAGCAATGGATTACGGTCAGATTGAGGGTGCTTTcgtccaaggccaaggcctcTTCACAATGGAAGAATCACTCTGGATGAAATCCGGCGAAATTTTCACCAAAGGCCCAGGAACATACAAAATCCCCG GTTTCTCCGATATCCCCCAAGTCTTCAATGTAAACACCCTTCAACACGACGCACAAGGCAACCCCATCAACTGGTCAAAACTAGGCTCCATCCAAAGCAGCAAGGGTGTTGGTGAACCTCCTCTGTTCTTGGGTTGTGCTGTATTCTTCGCTTTGAGAGAGGCAGTCAAGTCTGCGAGGGAGATGAATGGTGTAAGTGAACCTTTGGTGCTGGATGCTCCATGTACGGCGGAGAAGTTGAGGCTAGCTGTTGCGGATGATCTTGTGAGGAGGGCAGTTGTTGAGAGGAAGGATGGCGAGCAGGAATTCTTTATCAGGATTGAGTCTTGA
- a CDS encoding related to Dextranase, with protein sequence MLLPCWKFFGFLAAARLCELKVPDSDITTWWHENSVVNTNTSVAADEVRRSRRYNVSVSLAGEDDFHHSFVYESIPRNGNGKMFDPAQPGNEYDFADGDGITTEADEGINMAWTQFIYRKDVDVRIVTTDGSSIGPASNVVIRPVDLGFLVKSPKHNTVLVRVPYQKSGARFSVEFKDDLFTYRSNGTDYVNDGGVIVSEEPRNGLIIFASPPLPKDLIPSKTSSNVQVIHPGKMTQDTFGSKPTMIFEPGVHWIEKDGVLGKDHIKLNPKTHYVYFEPGAYVKAALEYTTKHSTFHTIGYGVLSGENYVYMANTVKNYTSVKDDRYSLRMFWHQSVTDNQTWHCIGPTLASPPFNTMDLYPKNSTPHEEDNKVSAHIRDYKQVGAYYFQTDGTQMYKGSVRDVFWHVNDDAIKLYHSGAQLHGLTIWKARNNAIIQMGWKPRNVSDVSVSKLRIIHNRWIKPDAYVPSAILGASPFYGDPKEIDTQRTIQVKIDDVVCEGVCAALMAIAPMQNFDLQISNVHFETLHNDTELRLGRSVVGMDAGEEMDNYTPGQANLTLGIHIKNWTIADTEVDKKNAGEDGLGQLKINPMFDGDWSI encoded by the coding sequence ATGTTACTCCCATGCTGGAAGTTTTTCGGCTTCCTCGCAGCAGCCCGACTTTGCGAACTAAAAGTGCCAGACTCTGATATTACGACATGGTGGCACGAAAACTCGGTCGTCAACACCAATACTTCAGTAGCGGCTGATGAGGTACGGCGTTCACGACGATACAACGTCTCCGTTTCCCTTGCGGGTGAGGATGACTTTCATCATTCTTTCGTCTATGAATCCATTCCTCGTaatggcaatggcaagatgTTCGATCCAGCTCAACCAGGGAACGAGTATGATTTTGCGGACGGAGATGGGATTACCACTGAGGCAGATGAGGGAATTAATATGGCTTGGACGCAGTTTATCTACCGCAAAGACGTCGATGTTCGGATTGTTACTACTGACGGGTCTTCGATTGGCCCAGCTTCAAACGTTGTCATCCGCcctgttgatcttggcttTTTAGTTAAGAGTCCAAAGCATAACACTGTCTTGGTTCGAGTGCCTTACCAGAAATCCGGGGCTAGATTCTCTGTTGAGTTCAAGGACGATCTCTTCACGTACAGGTCCAACGGCACTGACTATGTGAATGATGGTGGTGTCATAGTCAGTGAGGAACCCAGAAATGGCCTTATCATCTTCGCCAGCCCGCCTCTGCCCAAGGATCTAATTCCCTCCAAGACATCCAGCAACGTACAGGTCATCCACCCTGGAAAGATGACGCAAGACACTTTCGGGTCCAAACCAACCATGATCTTCGAACCGGGCGTCCATTGGATAGAGAAGGATGGTGTTCTTGGCAAGGACCATATCAAGTTGAATCCGAAGACTCACTACGTATATTTCGAGCCTGGTGCCTACGTCAAAGCAGCACTGGAATACACAACGAAACACTCCACTTTCCATACAATCGGCTATGGAGTTCTGTCAGGCGAGAATTATGTATACATGGCCAACACAGTCAAAAACTATACTTCAGTGAAGGACGACAGGTACAGCCTCCGTATGTTCTGGCATCAGTCCGTGACAGACAATCAGACCTGGCACTGCATCGGCCCAACGCTTGCTTCGCCGCCGTTCAACACGATGGATCTCTATCCCAAGAACAGCACTCCTCACGAAGAAGATAACAAAGTCAGTGCACATATCCGCGATTACAAGCAAGTTGGGGCATATTATTTCCAGACCGACGGAACACAGATGTATAAAGGTTCAGTTCGCGATGTATTCTGGCACGTCAATGATGATGCTATCAAACTATATCACTCTGGAGCTCAACTTCACGGTCTGACGATTTGGAAGGCTCGGAACAATGCTATCATTCAGATGGGCTGGAAGCCGCGTAACGTTAGCGACGTATCGGTTAGTAAACTCCGCATCATTCATAATCGGTGGATCAAGCCCGATGCGTATGTTCCGTCGGCTATTCTGGGTGCGTCGCCGTTCTACGGTGATCCAAAGGAGATCGACACTCAGCGGACCATACAAGTCAAAATTGATGATGTCGTCTGTGAGGGGGTTTGTGCAGCACTCATGGCGATTGCTCCAATGCAAAACTTCGACTTGCAGATCTCAAATGTGCATTTTGAGACGCTACATAACGATACGGAGCTGAGACTTGGAAGAAGCGTCGTTGGTATGGACGCCGGGGAGGAGATGGATAATTATACTCCCGGGCAGGCAAACCTGACGCTGGGTATTCATATTAAGAACTGGACAATTGCTGATACGGAAGTGGATAAGAAGAATGCGGGCGAGGATGGGTTGGGCCAGCTGAAGATTAACCCCATGTTTGATGGAGACTGGAGCATATGA